In one Sphingobacterium daejeonense genomic region, the following are encoded:
- a CDS encoding DUF6428 family protein codes for MKLSEIKEILTTLDNVEFKLENGTTVPEHFHVTEIGQINKKFIDCGGVIREERIINFQLWNANDFDHRLKPSKLLNIIKLSEDKLGIEEGEVEVEYQEGTIGKYDLDFDGSQFILKNKFTACLAEDSCGIPHEKQKIKLSTLGSGCCTPNSGCC; via the coding sequence ATGAAACTATCAGAAATTAAAGAAATATTAACAACCTTGGATAATGTTGAATTCAAGTTAGAAAATGGAACAACAGTCCCTGAGCATTTTCATGTAACAGAAATAGGTCAGATAAATAAGAAATTCATTGATTGCGGTGGAGTAATCAGGGAAGAAAGGATTATTAATTTCCAATTATGGAATGCAAATGATTTTGACCATCGATTAAAACCTTCGAAATTGCTGAATATTATAAAGCTTTCTGAAGACAAATTAGGAATCGAAGAAGGGGAGGTAGAAGTTGAGTACCAAGAAGGGACTATAGGAAAATATGATCTCGATTTTGATGGCAGCCAATTTATCTTAAAGAATAAGTTTACGGCTTGTCTTGCTGAGGATTCTTGTGGAATTCCTCATGAGAAACAGAAAATTAAATTATCAACTTTGGGAAGTGGATGCTGCACTCCAAATTCTGGCTGCTGCTAA